GGCGCGCCCTGACCCAGCCGCACCTGATCGAAGACTGGCTGATGAAGAATGATTTCGTGCCCAGCCCGGGGCACAAATTCCAGCTGCGCGGCGAATGGGGCGGCATTATCGATTGCGAAGTGCTGGCCATCGAACCCGATCGCAGCCTGTCCTATACGTGGAACTTCGCCAATGACGACCCGGCCTATGCGCTGGCAAGCGTCGTCACCTTCACCCTCACCCCCAATGCCGCCGGCACCCATCTGCGCGTCGAACAAAGCGGCTTCCGCCCCGGGCAGAAACAGGCCTATGGCGGGGCCCATGCCGGCTGGAAACAATTCCTCGGCAAGCTCGAAGAAACGCTGGCCGGTCTGTAATCGCTCGTCCCGCCCCTTAACTTTCACCCCCTTCACCTTCGCCGCTGGCCACCGCGTCATTCCCGCGAAAGCGGGAACCTCCGTTAAAAAAGCCAAAGCCTCGCTGTCGAGGGAAGGGAGCTAGATATTATCCCACCCACTCGTCACCCTCGCGCTCGACGCGAGGGTCCTGTGTCTGTTGAGCCTGCCGCAAGAGCCCCCGCGTCAAGCGCGAGGGCGACGATCCGGGATGCGGCTCGCGAGCAAGACCGCGCCGCTGGCCACCGCGTCATTCCCGCGAAAGCGGGAACCTCCGTTAAAAAAGCCAAAGCCTCGCTGTCGAGGGAAGGGGGTCACCCCCAATCCCCCACTCGTCACCCCC
This genomic stretch from Devosia sp. YIM 151766 harbors:
- a CDS encoding SRPBCC domain-containing protein, which encodes MTQTDTETRSVVVERDFVHPPEKLWRALTQPHLIEDWLMKNDFVPSPGHKFQLRGEWGGIIDCEVLAIEPDRSLSYTWNFANDDPAYALASVVTFTLTPNAAGTHLRVEQSGFRPGQKQAYGGAHAGWKQFLGKLEETLAGL